AAACGGACGCGCGTCCGGGCTGCCTAAATAACCGCACACGCGGCGGGTGACCGAGACGCGCGCGGCGTCGTGGTTGCCGCATTTCGGGCAGGTGAAACCTTTACTGGTACATTCGAACTCCCCGGTAAAGCCGCACTCGTAGCATTCATCGATCGGCGTGTTGGTGCCGTAATACGGTACATGCTGATAGCTGTAATCCCAGACATCTTCCAGCGCTTTCAGGTTGTGCTGAATGTTCGGGTATTCGCCGTAGCAAATGAAACCCCCGTTCGCCAGCGGCGGATACGGCGCTTCGAAATCGATTTTGTCGTACGGGTTGACCTTCTTCTCCACGTCGAGGTGGAAGCTGTTGGTGTAGTAACCTTTATCGGTTACGCCCGGCACCACGCCGAACTCGGCGGTATCCAGACGGCAGAAGCGGTCACAGAGGTTTTCACTTGGCGTGCTGTACAGGCTAAAGCCGTAGCCGGTCTCGTCTTTCCACTGATCCACGGCCTGGCGCAGACGCTCCACAATCGCGATGCCTTTAGCGCGAAGTTGCTCGCTGTCGTACAGGTGTTCGCCGCCGAACAGCGCGTTAATGGTTTCATGGATACCAATGTAGCCCAGAGAGATGGACGCACGACCATTTTTAAAGATTTCAGACACGTCGTCGTCCGCTTTCAGCCGCACGCCGCAGGCGCCTTCCATATACAGGATAGGCGCGACGCGGGCTTTCACGCCTTCAAGGCGGGCGATACGGGTCATCAGCGCCTTCCGCGCCAGCGCCAGACGTTCATCCAGCAGTTTCCAGAATGCGGTTTCGTCGCCTTTTGCTTCCAGCGCGATGCGCGGCAGGTTAAGGCTAATCACGCCCAGGTTGTTACGCCCGTCGTGGATCTGCTCGCCGTTTTCGTTCTCCCACACGCCGAGGAAGCTGCGGCAGCCCATTGGCGTTTTGAACGAACCGGTGACTTTGACCACCTGATCGTAGTTGAGGATGTCCGGATACATGCGCTTGCTCGCGCACTCCAGCGCCAGTTGTTTAATGTCGTAGTTCGGATCGCCAAACTTGTGGTTCAAACCATCGCGGATAGCGAAGACCAGTTTCGGGAACACGGCGGTTTTGCGATTTTTACCCAGACCGGCGATACGGTTACGCAAAATAGACGCCTGGATCAGACGCGACTCCCAACTGGTGCCGAGGCCAAAACCAAAGGTAACGAAAGGCGTCTGGCCGTTAGCGGTGTGCAGCGTGTTAACTTCGTATTCCAGCGACTGGAAGGCGTCGTAGCACTCTTTTTCGGTGCGAGAACGCGCATACCCTTCGGCATCCGGGATCTGCCACTCATCGGCGGTTTTGCGGTGCTTGTTGTAGCT
This DNA window, taken from Salmonella enterica subsp. enterica serovar Typhimurium str. LT2, encodes the following:
- the nrdD gene encoding anaerobic ribonucleoside-triphosphate reductase (similar to E. coli anaerobic ribonucleoside-triphosphate reductase (AAC77195.1); Blastp hit to AAC77195.1 (712 aa), 96% identity in aa 1 - 712), giving the protein MTPHVMKRDGCKVPFKSERIKEAILRAAKAAGVDDADYCATVAEVVSSQMNARSQVDINEIQTAVENQLMSGPYKQLARAYIEYRHDRDIQREKRGRLNQEIRGLVEQTNSALLNENANKDSKVIPTQRDLLAGIVAKHYARQHLLPRDVVQAHERGDIHYHDLDYSPFFPMFNCMLIDLKGMLTQGFKMGNAEIEPPKSISTATAVTAQIIAQVASHIYGGTTINRIDEVLAPFVTESYNKHRKTADEWQIPDAEGYARSRTEKECYDAFQSLEYEVNTLHTANGQTPFVTFGFGLGTSWESRLIQASILRNRIAGLGKNRKTAVFPKLVFAIRDGLNHKFGDPNYDIKQLALECASKRMYPDILNYDQVVKVTGSFKTPMGCRSFLGVWENENGEQIHDGRNNLGVISLNLPRIALEAKGDETAFWKLLDERLALARKALMTRIARLEGVKARVAPILYMEGACGVRLKADDDVSEIFKNGRASISLGYIGIHETINALFGGEHLYDSEQLRAKGIAIVERLRQAVDQWKDETGYGFSLYSTPSENLCDRFCRLDTAEFGVVPGVTDKGYYTNSFHLDVEKKVNPYDKIDFEAPYPPLANGGFICYGEYPNIQHNLKALEDVWDYSYQHVPYYGTNTPIDECYECGFTGEFECTSKGFTCPKCGNHDAARVSVTRRVCGYLGSPDARPFNAGKQEEVKRRVKHLGNGQIG